The genomic DNA GTGGCATATTTAAATGTCAAAAACTATGTAACAGAGTTATAAACTATGGTAATATAAAAAACTATTTAGGTGCATTTTTTATTTAGCATCGTAAAGGTAATACGTAATATATTTCGCAATCAACAATTCAAGAATAGAACGCAAGAATAGAATAATTTTTGTCAGATGCCTATATTCGAAGATACTACCCAcctattttaatgaaaatcacAGAAATCTTTGCATTCAGGTGTACAATATTGAATAACTTGATTAATGTGAGGTTTGTCAGGAAAATATCCAGATCTTCCATGCGTTTTAACAAAATCCAGGGTCTGCTATCTTGGAGATATATTCTTCGTGTCATAGTTTTATCCTACAAGGTATTATTGAGAATAATAGCATGCActttaaaatttcgaattgtTTAATATCCATGTAGATAATCCCACATTAGATTTGTTTATGACTAACACTCAAAACAGTGAATATGTACTTTGCATTTTAAACGAAAGTATATATTGTTTATGCATAACGCAGGTAATACGGCCATCAGTTCCGTGATAACAGAATAATTACGTAAAAGCGTGGCATATTTAAATCTCACAAACCATGTTACAGAGTCGTGAACATTGCTAAACCTTCGCTTTGCTTACGTAAATGTTTACTTATTTTACAACAAAACTACCTATGCGCATTATTCATTAGTTTGCTGGCAAATATTGACAGTTAAATGGTTCACATATCAGCGCATATCCACctgattttaaaattcaatgcatcaatcaaatattttcatggtTGAATTAATCatcgttaaatcaaaaattatgAAAAGAGTTTGGCTAGTTAATGTTTTGCTTTggatatatcaaaaaaaaataatataaaaaatattttctcaagcACAAGCTTCCGTTTTAActcatgaacacaaaaaataCCTCTTGATGACAGGTATCATGCGATACAGACAATACATTCACATATACCAGGTTGAAATCGATTTTTGAATTATTGGGGCAATATATCGTACCAGTTTCATACCTAAAATCTGAATGTTGCAGTGGCAGTTCACAAGCAATATACTTAACTGGTTGGTGTTTATATTTAGAGAAAAATAAACAGAATTCTGATAACTTAAAATGAGGTCTATTCATAAATATGGCTACCAGTTACATGCGATTGTGTTTCATAAATAAGGATGCTGAGTAGGATTACTTATAAGTATTCGATTCTCGATTCCTTGACATAATTTATAGAGAAAATATACCCACCAAAACAATACCATATGCATATGGAATCAAGAAAACTACTGTCAAACCGAACAGCTATCGCACtgtaaaatataatttcgaCTAAAATGGTTTCCTTGGGATTTGGAGTCGATAAGCCCCGTTGAGCTCAATGCTCCTTCTGATGCAGCGAATGTTGTTTTGGACGACAACTgcgatatttgaaatatttcttgtttcattttgaaaaagcTTCTCGCGCTGCCTCGGTGCAATAATTAGAAGAAAAAGGTAACAAAATGGCCTGAATGTGGCACGTGCCCTTGATCCGCGCAGGCGAGCGAGTGGGAGGGGAGTATAGAAATGAAGCGAAGTTTGCGACATTGTAGCAACTCCACATAGCGGTACATATATCTGCAGGAATTGTCACGAAACGATGTActttgtttgcaatccaagttttaacaCTAACATTCGATTCCAATGCATCGAAAtagattctagtcgattccacTATAAATCGATTCCGCCGTCCCTATTCGTAAATAGATAAATATAGAACGTTGTTATGcaattttaatatgattttgGCACATTATTTCTATTGCCTTTTAACAAATTTGGCGCTCACCTCGTGGCTACACAAGCAATATTTACCTACCCAAATTATTGATTGTATAGTATCAAAATATAAGCTATTTGCAAATGTTCCGGGTATAAATAGTCGTTGCTATATTTGAAATAGATTGTACTTTAACACTCATGCGGGAGATCATATATTTGCATACATTTAATTTATACGACAAGACGTTTTAGTAGAGTCATAGAACAAGTTTCAAGAATCTCACAGTTTGTTATAGGGTAAGTTTTTTATGATATACATAATATTCTTACTATCTATATCTCTCCAGGCAGAGTGAAACCGCAACTAAGAAAACTGAATGATTTTTTGTAAACCTCAAGAGCGCATTacacaatttgatatttttccaTTTATAATACAAGACACCGCAACAATCAGACAcgattttcaatattaattaaCAGTGATGAATGTAATGTTTGATATAtctgaaatttatatatatatgtataaattttgtaatccgtggtgtttcaatcaaaaagtttcaaaatgttttattttcattgcgTTGAATAAAATTGATGAAGAGTGGAATTTACCAACGGGATTAAAACTTCAATTGTAATGTTCAATCGTATAGCAAATGACTTCAATTTGAAGTCATTTGTGAACGAGAGGCACAAGAAAGAAACTTTTATAGTAGCAGACTTGAGCCTACGACCGGTTCAAAAAATGCGGTTATTTGAGTGGCGTAAAATCCCTTTCGATTATTAAAGTAAAATAACTTGAGATAAAACGatataatttatcataaaaattttactttaacCTCGTTTCTGTTTGcagaataaaatgaataaacaatTCTTGATTGCATTCCTATGTTCAACATCACTCACGGTTCTTCTGGATATTATTGCTCTGGCTACTACTGGTTGGGTCACTATCACAGATGTTACCTATCAAACATCATATGGCATCTACAAGTTTTGCCGTCATAAAATCAACAAAGTTAATTATAATAGATATGAATTATATGAAAGTTTATGTCAAACATTCAGTAAGTATATATGCAtggttttttagatttttttgttCGCGTATTAAAATAATGATACAATGGAGAATAGACAATACGGTTctttcgtcgtgcatgaaatcACTACACAAATTCAAAAGAGGAAAAAAATGTACGCATTACAGTAAAGgttttcattgcaattgacagAAAGTCGCGAAGGACCAGAAATAGTCATCATAAGTCTGCGATACCAAGATTTGAAACGagtcaatataataaaataaagcaaTAAACACAAAGAGAAACTTAGTCATTCAATACTTTACCAGCAAGGTTGATATGAATCTCCATATACGATTTGAGAGAGagagtaaaaataaaataaaagccgGGGAACTTCAattattacatagtaattataaaaataattcatcATATCATTCAGCTGTGTTTCTGTACAATTGCAGTGATTAAATTTTTATCTATTGTCATATGCAACATCAAATCGAGcgttatttttaatggataagaAAAAACGCGTACTAATTCTAAGGCATAATTTATACTCCATGTATAACCAGCCACATGAAACTTTtaaggaagaaaataaaatttggcccAGGGTCGAAATTACGCGCCTATATCGAGATCGGAGTCGACTCTAGCCACTTTTTGGTTTCGGTTGGTTATCTACGGTGGTCAATCATACATCAATGAACTGGTAAACAATTGTTTAGGTTGCTGGGCGACCGCTCGCATTCAGAATCGGATTTATAGAGATAGAAAGTTCGGAGATGAGTAAGTAAGGGAAAGGTGATTCAGATACATCAAAAAATACAtgatttttcaaaatactgTCGACCCATCCTGTCACTGTGTCAGGATGATCCTGATAACTTTTCAAGTATTTTGAAAAATCATTACGATTGAGTGTTCATTTAACGTTCTCATCATCCTCACCCATAGTTATGGATTGTACAGGATGCATATTTAGCTTCTACATATATTCACATAGCAGCCAAATTTCGAATGAGAAAGCAAAATTTTTCTTGAAAGacgatttattttttcagttccAACTACGGCTGGGAATGTGGCTGCTACAATGTTGATTTTGGCAATATTTATACTTATTGCCGCCGTGGCTCTTGCTATGATGACATATGCAGAAAAAGGAAATTGTGATCGGATTGCTGCTGCACTCTGCCTTGTTGCATGTgggtattaaatttttttttcaaaatgtgcTCTGCTTTGAAGGTAAAAATTTAGATTGCGGAAAacgatattttaatttaaacgACAAAATGATGAGCAAGTTAGAAGTAATGCTTCTAATATTTTaactataaaattattatttaaacatCCCGCATGtgctaaatattttaattaaataaatgtttatGTCAAAAGGGGGATAAAAATATCACTATTTTTCTTCAGTCTATAGAAATGTAAAAATTCAATAAGATACAATAATCTGAATTCCTTGGTGTCCTGACAGGCATGAGTTGCTTGCCGCCAAGATAGACAAGGCTCAAAATTTGGTTTGGTATGCCTACCCATTTTGTAACATTAAAATCCACACCGGGGTGGCCGTTGTGGGAAGTAAATCTATGAATTTAGGAATAAACCAACTTGTGTTTAGATAATTACGATAAAGCTGTACAAGTTGTTGAATTATGTTTGTTCAGAAAACTTAGTGTAATATCTGTCATTGAAATTTGATCTCTGTTTCTCCGATCCAATTCGCCCCTAATTGAACATCTGATATAGATTCTGACGATTTCTCTAGTTCAATCGATTAGGTACGAAGTGGTCTTTAGGATATCTTGGAGCCCAAATTATATGAACATGTGAAATCTAATGATCAACCTAGAGTTTCTCTTCAGTGGTTAATTTAGTTTCGACGCTTGCTAACATCTCGGATTATCTTGTATGAGTTTACAGGTTTGAATCGCGTATATGAATATTATCAGCGAAAGTATTGCTAAATGCTATAGCATGCGGGAAATCGCAAGATGGATCATGAAATTGTTCGTGTTCCTTCGTCGATATTATATAATTAATTACTATCTAATTACTAAATCCGGACTAGACTGATATCATGTGGTTCGCCATTTGGCTAAGCCGCATATCCATTCGATATCACATGCAGTCCTATCCAATTGTTCGCAAATgtgatatataaattatattttttattagaaaaGGTATTAACATTTAAGCATAAAACACACGTATACTGTTTATTCATTTAGGGGTACTTGTGTTGATTGGAGCTGGAGTATACGTTGGAATGGTGACTTCACAAATTGTACATGATCGCCGTCTCTCAGGATTTTCTTTTGGGTATGCTTTCGGATTAATTGGTGTCATGAACACACTCAATATTGTTTCCGCTGTAATCGGCTTCAAAGGAGCGACTCCAACTTCAAACTAATGTTTTGTGCAGAATCTCCAATCATTTCTCATCTACTTCAAGTCATGAACTTTGTTTTATCATGAATATGTATAATTTGGAAAACAGTTTGCAAATTGCTttgtatcatatatatatatatatggaataatTTAATATGAGGACATGTTAATGATGGATGACCTTAAGGGTAGTTGGATATATGAGGTATATGATataccgatatatatatatatatatgttataccAGTTTAGGTCGTAATAGACAATGACCCTCCGTTGTTGAGTTTCAATCCATCACCTAAACACGAAtgatttttaaacaataaaattcttGCAACCCATTGTTGATAATTCTGTCTCATTCTTTTTTTAGAAGTTTTCGATATAGGTTATCTCATGCTGGGCTAGGAAAGGTTGAAATACTCTCGGCTGgagtcaaaaatattatttttgtgttaaatttctttatttcaataAGTTTTGTTACACTTGTTTTATTCAAGACGAGCATTGCATTATGTGTAATATTGGCCTTCTAgatgaagtatttaaaaaatcTCACTGCGAGTATTACTATTGTGCTAAAATTGTAATCATCAATATCTATCATATAATATTTTGGGCGTTAAATTTTGAATGCCATAGAATTGGGTTTTGTGTCTTTTATTATTTAACAAATTGCTCTCACtgtatttatcaaatttagttGTGATTAAAAATTATAGCTATCCTAACCTGTGTTAAAAGAATTACTTGTGCTGTGCTTCACTAGacataaaacaaataataaatgttcaaaatatcactgaaaaaaattattacggAACTTCTTACAATACTGGAGTCAGACCCTGCATGTAGCAAGAATTAGAAATGATTAGTTGCGATTTCCAATAAAACTGAAAGCCTGGCCCCCGCCATAATTTTGGGCTGGCCACGATTTTGTTGGAGTTGAAGAATCTCAAATTCCACGCATAGAGGGTTTGAACATGCAGAACGAATAGACAAAATTTCAAGCCAACTTACATGGAAGCTAGGGTTGTAAACAAAGGCAATATTGAATGAATTTGTTCAGAATAATAATGCAGTATCCTAACGTGAGCGTGTcgataatgtttttttaattgattttcactgtttattgCTCTTTATTGGAGGTTAGGTTGTACTAATCATGTCGGCATGTTTATGTAGCATATAACTTTATTTcgacttcataatcagcaaaacaggcaataaaacaattgataaaaacaaataatatgaTACTATAGAAATCAGGAAACAAAATCAAATGATTTAATTTATGATGTATCAAAGGACGAATATTCTTAGATTCTGATAAGATCCTTGACCCCGAATATAACACACACGTCTTTTGTGACAAAGGATATTGAACGTAAACAACAACAGACCCCTAAAACAATTGTCTAAATCAGGCATGTCCAACCTTATTAGTGTCGCTAGCCACATTCACATGAGGAAATTCATTGCGGCCGCAATCGTTTTTACCATACCAAGCCAATtccgatttacgttagaatttgagCATCGCTAAATCAAACGCCTGGATTGTACAACATTTTTGTGGATTTCTGAACACAAGATGCACACAAAGACCATGAACCATGAAATTCAACTCAACTTTTATGCAAAATGtgaatcaaatttttgttcGTCAGCGTACTCTTATGCTTCTacttcataattttcaaattatgagACTTCAAGCTCAAAACAGATTTACGGCATATTAGGCATACATGGTTGTCTTACAACTTTTCCCAAACCTTTTGTAATTCCGATTTTCATCCTCAAGCTTTATCTTTTTTGTTCCAGACCTACCGTTGGATTTGTTTTTGTGGTTCAACCACAGAGATCTATAGTTCAACAATCATCAATAAAACAAGTACCGGTATGTGACTTCAACCTTGATGACTTCACAATGGATAGCAAACTCATTGTATCGCCACAGATGTTGCCTTTTGAGTGGCCTTCTGTGAAACCATGTTCTATGGCGCTTAACAACGCTTTTCTTATGGCGGAGTCGcatgaaattatagcctaaagATTATATCATACCAGGTtatttttatgttaaatatgtttatatgtccgttttatataaaaatttcaagtGGGCCGCGGGTTGGACATCcctgttttaaattgaaatatcaCGTCCGACCCCATGTAATTTCTGATGTAACACTTTCTGTCGCCATTTTGCGATCAAACTCTAGACTTCGTAACCAGGGGTTATCTGCAAGGGAAATATGGACTCAGAATTTACAACTACCTATAGATCGCAGTATGATAATCCTACAGCATAAAAACCGCACGGAAAATCACCCGTACAGTAAAAAATTGAAGGCTTTCAACGAAAGACTACGTAAACAGCCGCCAATTCAAATCAGAGATCTGGTATACTTGGTATAACAGATCGACGTGAATTCTGTTCCAGAGATCGTTATGGGGTGAGCGCTGTTGATAACGATTGGTGCTCAGCGCGTAAATTTGCTGGAACACAACTGAGACAAAATTTCTACAAAGGGAATGCGAATGCTACAAAGTAGCAAATAATTGGTGTACAACGGAAAATGTTCAACATAATTCAAGTGAAGACGAAGAATGAGAAATATAGCATAACAAGGTTGCGCGTGAATATCaatcatttacatttatttaccAGTGAGCCCGCATTGGAGAACAAACCTACTTGTTCCCGATGAACCAACAGATCTCGTTCATACAtcttcacaatatatatatacctgaaGAAATTACCAAACGCAATGAATTGGAAGACATGGATTCAAATCTACAACCAGCAAGAGCAAAGTCCCTCGGTAAAGATAAAGAATATCTTCCACTTCGAAGATCAACCAGAACAGGAAAAAAACCTTCTAGtttagggtggtccaaggttgtcggagCGTTGTACTATGTTTAATCATTCCTTATTTCCCAAGTTTTTCTCGGCAATTAGATTTTGTTTACGTTTTTTGTCCTACCAATTTGTACGGAAAATCTAAAATTCTTCAAGAACATTGTCTGTATTAGAGCAAGTAATCCGGGGGCAGGGGCAGTTCTTATACCTGCCAATGGCTCATCTAATGGGCGCATATTCAAACCAAGGTTTTAAATAGCGTCGCGTAAAGTAGTCGTTCGctcattttttataatatatacaggCTTTGGTGTATGACAAAACATATTCTCTCAACACGAAAAAGtgtattgtttgtttaattGGAAAACTTCGGTGGCGAATTTAATTCCAATTCCAAGAGGAGGGTCATTAGAGATGATTGCGGAATTACGAAAAAAAAATCCTTCAATGACACGAGCTGATGACATGATTCTGAGCATTCCATTAGGATAACTTTCCAGGTGGACCTATTTGTATACGGTAATCTACTTGTCCCCGCCACAATATCCTCAATATTAATGGATGACAAAACAGATAAGTTTTCTATCCGGTTCACATACAGGGCTTACGCAAATTTGGCAATGTGGTTCATGACGGGTTGGTGCATTACGACTCGAAAAATCGCTAGGCAAGTTTTCAGAGCTAGCAGGATGTTACTTTGAAATTAGCTAACAACAGGAAGAAATGTATAGACTCTGGCGCTGCTACTGAATTTTTTACAGCACAGCCTTCCAAAGGCTTCTACACACGGTTTGCTATCAGTTAAAACACATGCTTTGTGATTTGACTGAATGATAAATGGCGAAATATGTTTTACGGATGACGCAATACATAACGCTTCAAATTCGCATGGGATCCAGGTATGTTGCGCAATTTGGTGCTGTAGAACCCGGCGAGTAAAGTTTTTTCCATTACGGAATACATATAAAGTTAGTTTTTTACCAACCCATCGGTAAGTATTCACAGGCGATCGTCTTCGGTTGGTAAGGTTATCACTTTATGATTTGACAAATGTTTCTGGGAAGAGTGAAAAGCATCTAGTAAAGTATCGTTCCAGGCCAATTTGGCCTTAGATGAACGCCCGTCCGTCATTTTCTGCAACTCATTTAGCATGTATGCACAATTTGAGGTTACGCGGCTCAAAACTTTATATGCACTTAGAAATGAACGCATTCCTTTAGCCGTTGCTGGTGGATCGCATGTTGATAGAAGGCTAGCGGAGATTGTTCCTTGGGACCAAATCCATCCTAAGATTGTGGATTTTGGTGCAATGATCGTCTTTTTTGCCAGTAATGAAATGCGACAAGCTTTCAGGGCTTTTGAAACGTCCGACCAATTTTGGTAGTTTTTCAACGGAATTTCCACCACAATATAAATCGTCTGCCTTTATAAATAAAATCTCCTAGTATGCGGAACATTGATTCTTCTCGGCATGCCCATGACGGTTTTGTATAAACCCGTACGCCACGATATGGGGTCCCAGTTAGGCAATATTTCATTGGTGTTTTAGAAAGTGGTACTTGACAAAACGCGTTTGGTAAATCTGTTGATATGATGTCCTTCCAGCGTGCGAGATTTCGCAATGTGTTATTAACATCAGGCATAATTTACGGCTGGGGTTTGCTATACCTCCCCATCCCTGAAAACGCAGTAACTACGCGAAGTCCGCCGTTTGACTACCGTACCAAAATGAGAGATTGAGATATTCAAGATTGACGCCAATAGCCTCTGCTTTTTCAAAAACACCAACGACTTCCAgctcatcaaatttattttgaagttcGCCTAGTCTATCTTTGGAATATTGCGGAACATGTCCCTTACGCCTAGGCGGCTGCACAGGGCCCATATTTACCACAGCTTCAAATGGCCCAACACCACCATTATAACCATACGGAGTTGGATCAAATACAGAGTCATACTTTTTATGGAGCTCAATAAATGCGTCTGTTGTATTTTTATCCATAATTTGACCTGGGTTAACAGAGATGGTCATCGAATGCAGTACCGGATCAGACTTGGACTGGGTAGTCCGAGAACTGTGTGGACTCAAGTCTTCAGCAAAATCTTTTTGCAGTAAATTACCAAAGCAAACCTTTGAAATTCGGCAAACGTGTTCGTGCTCGTGCTTGTGTAAAATAAGCACTTATAAACTTGCACTTTCGTCATTTACCTTCACTATGTCTGGCGAAGACCATTTTATACCAGATTTTGCATACTATTGCGAGGCTCTATCACTACGGCAGTCTTCGCTGAAAATTCCTTCGGAacttttatatttaaacaataccCTGGCCAAATCGTTTGGGTGCGATCGGTGATGCGTAGAACTTTGATAATTTAAGCTTGACATAGTTGGCCGTAGTGATAAACAGATCCATCGCGATatcttattttgtttttaaatgggCGGAGAGTtatatcataattttttaagaacggTATTCCAGCTAAGATTTCGGCATCAAGGTTTTTGACCACAAGGGCgccaaaacatttttttgttgcCTCGTGGCAAAATTAGGGTGGTTTCTCTAATTAGGCCTAATGGTGATTTTCTATCCGCCTGAACGGCTCTTTAACGACTTTGTCTTATATGGGCATCAAGCAATTTGGCTATTGACTAAATTGGTTTGAGCATCCGAATTAATGGTGATTCTGACTTTATTATCACGAATAATTGTATCAAAAGGGGGACAGCGTTTTACCTCGATGTAGCGAGTAAATGAAGTATTCAAAACGGTCCTACCTTCTTAATTAGAGTTTTCATCATCATGATCCTTGTTTGGTTGCTATACGTTAAAGCTTTTCATAGTTCGTGTTCTAACAAGCCGTCGATCAGCTCCTGGTGGAAATGGACAGTCACTTAGAAAGTGGCGTTGGTTGTCACGGCAAGACGTCGTGGATGGTGAGAGCCCGTTCAA from Styela clava chromosome 12, kaStyClav1.hap1.2, whole genome shotgun sequence includes the following:
- the LOC120330032 gene encoding uncharacterized protein LOC120330032, with product MNKQFLIAFLCSTSLTVLLDIIALATTGWVTITDVTYQTSYGIYKFCRHKINKVNYNRYELYESLCQTFIPTTAGNVAATMLILAIFILIAAVALAMMTYAEKGNCDRIAAALCLVAWVLVLIGAGVYVGMVTSQIVHDRRLSGFSFGYAFGLIGVMNTLNIVSAVIGFKGATPTSN